One window of Tenacibaculum maritimum NCIMB 2154 genomic DNA carries:
- a CDS encoding FtsB family cell division protein, whose translation MTLKQLKNNPFFKIITNSYVLILTIFIVWMLFFDENSYLVHREFNQEIEELKSRNEFYKNKIIEDKKTIQSLEDSIQLEQYAREKYLMKKENEDIYIIEFDTIKK comes from the coding sequence ATGACGTTAAAACAATTAAAAAATAATCCTTTTTTTAAAATAATCACTAATAGTTATGTGTTAATTTTAACTATCTTTATCGTTTGGATGCTTTTTTTTGATGAAAACTCATATTTAGTCCATCGAGAGTTCAATCAAGAAATCGAAGAATTAAAAAGTAGAAATGAATTTTATAAGAACAAAATCATTGAAGATAAGAAAACAATACAAAGCTTAGAGGACTCGATTCAGTTAGAACAATATGCCCGTGAAAAATACCTAATGAAAAAAGAAAACGAAGATATTTATATTATCGAATTCGATACTATAAAAAAATAG
- the udk gene encoding uridine kinase: MLIIGIAGGTGSGKTTVVNQIINQLPADEVCVISQDSYYNATDNLSYEQRTKINFDHPRAIDFDLLVKHLKELKSDNIIEQPVYSFVTHNRTKDTIKTHPRKVIIVEGILIFNSEELRNLCDIKIFVHADADERLIRRVRRDITERGRDIDEVLNRYQSTLKPMHQQFIEPTKNYADLIIPNDRYNTVAIDIVRTVISERL, encoded by the coding sequence ATGCTCATAATAGGAATCGCAGGAGGAACTGGTAGCGGAAAAACCACAGTTGTAAATCAAATAATAAACCAACTCCCCGCAGATGAAGTTTGCGTTATCTCACAAGATTCATACTATAATGCCACAGACAATCTTTCATACGAGCAACGCACAAAAATAAACTTTGACCATCCAAGAGCTATCGACTTTGATTTACTTGTGAAACATTTAAAAGAATTAAAATCAGACAACATCATAGAACAACCTGTGTATTCTTTTGTTACCCACAATAGAACAAAAGACACCATAAAAACACACCCTCGAAAAGTGATTATCGTTGAAGGTATTTTAATTTTTAACAGTGAAGAACTACGGAACTTATGCGATATAAAAATATTTGTTCATGCAGACGCTGATGAACGCTTAATACGAAGAGTTCGTAGAGATATTACAGAAAGAGGGAGAGACATTGACGAAGTGTTAAACAGATATCAAAGTACCTTAAAACCAATGCATCAGCAATTTATCGAGCCTACAAAAAACTATGCCGATTTAATAATACCTAACGATAGATACAACACTGTTGCCATTGATATTGTTAGAACTGTAATTAGCGAACGACTATAA
- the ccsA gene encoding cytochrome c biogenesis protein CcsA, with amino-acid sequence MKKIFNILYSTRLMAILFIVFATAMGIATFIENDYGTQTSKALVYNTWWFELIMFLFVINFFGNIFKYRLYKKEKWSVLLFHIAFLLILIGAGITRYVGYEGIMVIEEGQTTNQFLSETTYLNLVVDNNKEQRTIHKPMLLTSWGKNNISFKENFRDKTFDIKLVDYIPWAEKKLVKDKKGTEHLFFVESSSGSRHEHYIKRGTVQNIHNILVGFDAPNKNATINFIKDNGGLKMKTASNGDWFRMADQKKGKIIKDSIHHFQYLTLHNISGLQFVIPHPAEKGEVKMVRGKKSKDKLDAIILDITHNNKTKQVALIGGQYNSENSKEISIGELNFRMLYGSKILETPFNVKLNDFQLEKYPGSESAASYASEVTVIAPNETFDYRIFMNHILNYKGYKLFQSSYKIEGDHEETHLSVNHDYWGTFITYLGYFLLFFGLILSLFITGTRFSHLKKSLGKIREKKEALVSLILALSIHAATAQHIAHQPNKGVTETQIDSILKANMVNSEHADSFSRLVIQDANGRMKPAHTFASELVRKVSQAEQFKEMVPSQVLLSITENPRLWIEVPFIFLEEGNYQIREHLGLPKEQTHASLSDFITPTGIYKIKDLVTQAQKEKIKNKFQKDLLKIDRRVGLLYSAIGGGILRIFPIPNDENNKWVSQPETLHAGFKGTDSVFVRQSLPVYLQLLQASKKSNDYTETNKVLDGIKKFQRKFGTKVIPDKDKIDLEIAYNKTRIFVKLAKYYGYVSLLLIVLVMIQIFSNKRWIYYLIKALIGVVIILFVFHILGLGARWYISGNAPWSNAYESIIFVAFATMLFGLILGKKSSLTIAATTFLVAITLAFAHQNWLDPEIGNLQPVLNSWWLYVHVSIIVASYGPFSLGMILAIFALFLTAFTTNKNKKKMNLHIKELTIINEMSLTVGLVMLTIGNFLGGMWANESWGRYWGWDPKETWALISIMVYSFVLHMRLIPGMKGRVSFNFAAAFAYLSIMMTYFGVNFYLSGLHSYASGDQEVTPKEAYMYIAFLVIITGFAWYKHQKHYKKH; translated from the coding sequence ATGAAAAAAATCTTCAATATACTCTACTCTACCCGATTAATGGCCATTTTGTTTATCGTTTTTGCTACAGCCATGGGAATCGCTACTTTTATAGAAAATGACTACGGAACGCAAACTTCAAAAGCTTTAGTTTACAATACATGGTGGTTTGAATTAATCATGTTCCTTTTTGTTATTAATTTCTTTGGAAATATTTTTAAATATCGCTTGTATAAAAAAGAAAAATGGTCCGTTTTATTATTCCATATTGCCTTTTTACTGATTTTAATAGGAGCTGGCATTACTCGTTATGTTGGTTATGAGGGGATAATGGTAATAGAGGAAGGACAGACTACCAACCAGTTCTTGTCTGAAACAACATATCTTAACCTTGTTGTTGACAATAATAAAGAACAACGAACCATACACAAACCTATGCTATTAACCTCATGGGGAAAAAACAATATTTCTTTCAAGGAAAATTTTAGAGATAAGACTTTTGATATTAAGCTTGTAGATTATATTCCTTGGGCAGAAAAAAAATTAGTAAAAGACAAAAAAGGCACTGAACATTTGTTCTTTGTTGAATCTAGTAGTGGAAGTCGCCATGAACATTATATAAAGAGAGGAACTGTTCAAAACATTCATAACATTCTAGTAGGATTCGATGCGCCTAATAAAAATGCAACTATCAATTTCATAAAAGACAATGGAGGTTTAAAAATGAAAACTGCCTCTAATGGAGATTGGTTCAGAATGGCAGATCAGAAAAAAGGTAAAATTATCAAAGATTCTATCCATCATTTCCAATATTTAACGCTTCATAATATCTCTGGTCTGCAATTCGTTATTCCGCACCCTGCTGAAAAAGGGGAGGTAAAAATGGTTAGAGGAAAAAAGAGTAAAGATAAATTAGATGCAATCATTCTTGATATTACTCATAATAATAAAACAAAACAAGTTGCATTAATTGGGGGCCAATATAACTCAGAAAATTCCAAGGAAATTAGCATTGGCGAATTAAACTTTAGGATGCTATATGGATCTAAAATATTAGAAACTCCTTTTAATGTAAAACTGAATGACTTCCAATTAGAAAAATATCCAGGTTCTGAAAGTGCAGCCTCTTACGCTAGTGAAGTTACTGTAATAGCTCCTAACGAAACCTTTGATTATCGAATTTTCATGAATCATATTTTAAATTATAAAGGTTATAAACTATTTCAATCTAGCTATAAAATAGAAGGCGATCATGAAGAAACTCATTTATCTGTAAATCATGACTACTGGGGTACCTTTATCACTTATCTTGGATACTTTTTACTATTCTTTGGATTAATTCTTTCTCTTTTTATTACAGGAACTCGATTTAGTCATTTAAAAAAATCATTGGGAAAAATCCGCGAGAAAAAAGAAGCTTTAGTCTCTTTAATTCTAGCGCTCTCTATACATGCTGCAACAGCACAACATATAGCTCATCAACCAAATAAAGGAGTAACAGAAACTCAAATTGATTCTATCTTGAAAGCTAACATGGTCAATTCTGAGCATGCTGATTCTTTTAGCCGACTAGTTATTCAAGATGCTAATGGTCGTATGAAGCCTGCGCATACTTTTGCCTCTGAGTTAGTACGAAAAGTAAGTCAGGCTGAACAATTTAAAGAAATGGTTCCTAGCCAAGTATTACTATCTATTACGGAAAATCCACGACTATGGATAGAGGTTCCTTTCATCTTTTTAGAAGAAGGGAACTACCAAATCAGAGAACACTTAGGACTTCCTAAAGAGCAAACACACGCCTCTCTGTCTGACTTTATAACCCCTACAGGAATTTACAAAATAAAAGATTTAGTTACCCAAGCTCAAAAAGAAAAAATAAAAAATAAATTTCAAAAAGACCTTTTAAAAATAGATCGTAGAGTAGGACTCTTATATAGTGCTATTGGAGGAGGAATATTACGTATATTCCCTATTCCTAATGATGAAAATAATAAATGGGTTTCTCAACCAGAAACTTTACATGCTGGATTTAAAGGAACGGACTCAGTCTTTGTACGCCAATCATTGCCTGTTTATTTACAATTATTACAAGCTTCTAAAAAATCCAATGATTATACAGAAACTAATAAAGTATTGGATGGAATTAAAAAATTCCAAAGAAAGTTTGGTACCAAAGTCATTCCTGATAAAGATAAAATAGACTTGGAAATTGCTTATAATAAAACTAGAATCTTTGTAAAACTTGCTAAATACTACGGCTACGTAAGTTTATTACTTATTGTTTTAGTAATGATTCAAATTTTTTCCAATAAAAGATGGATATACTATCTTATAAAAGCATTAATTGGTGTTGTTATCATTTTATTTGTATTTCACATTCTTGGTTTAGGAGCTAGATGGTATATTAGTGGAAACGCTCCATGGAGTAACGCTTACGAATCTATTATTTTTGTAGCATTTGCCACCATGCTTTTTGGACTTATATTAGGAAAAAAATCATCTTTAACCATTGCCGCTACTACCTTTTTAGTAGCTATTACACTCGCTTTTGCTCATCAAAACTGGCTAGATCCAGAAATAGGGAACCTACAACCCGTTTTAAATTCTTGGTGGTTATATGTTCATGTTTCAATCATTGTTGCTAGTTACGGTCCTTTCTCTCTAGGTATGATTCTAGCAATATTCGCCTTGTTCTTAACTGCCTTCACCACCAATAAGAATAAAAAGAAAATGAATTTACATATAAAAGAATTAACAATCATCAATGAGATGTCCTTAACCGTAGGTTTGGTAATGCTTACTATAGGTAACTTTCTTGGAGGTATGTGGGCTAATGAAAGCTGGGGGAGATATTGGGGTTGGGATCCAAAAGAAACTTGGGCTTTAATTTCAATTATGGTTTATTCTTTTGTTTTACATATGCGATTGATCCCTGGTATGAAAGGAAGAGTTTCTTTTAATTTTGCAGCCGCTTTTGCATACCTTTCAATTATGATGACTTATTTTGGCGTAAACTTTTATTTATCAGGATTGCATTCATATGCTAGTGGAGATCAAGAGGTAACACCAAAAGAAGCTTATATGTATATTGCCTTCTTAGTCATTATTACGGGGTTTGCTTGGTATAAACACCAAAAACACTATAAAAAGCACTAA
- the scpA gene encoding methylmalonyl-CoA mutase, translating to MSRKDIQHIKLENSTKTPSHNFLHEGYVAGIPPYLRGPYATMYVRRPWTIRQYAGFSTAEESNAFYRRNLAAGQKGLSVAFDLATHRGYDSDHERVQGDVGKAGVAIDSVEDMKVLFDQIPLDKMSVSMTMNGAVLPILAFYIVAAEEQGVSTELLAGTIQNDILKEFMVRNTYIYPPTPSMRIIADIFKYTSKNMPKFNSISISGYHMQEAGATQDIELAYTLADGLEYIKKGLEAGMDIDTFAPRLSFFWAIGMDHFTEIAKMRAGRILWAKLVKQFHPKNPKSLALRTHCQTSGWSLTEQDPFNNVARTTIEAMAAAFGGTQSLHTNALDEAIALPTDFSARIARNTQIYLQEETYITKTVDPWAGSYHVEKLTEEIANKAWLLIQEVEELGGMTKAIEKGIPKMRIEEAAAKKQAKIDSGKDAIIGVNKYQLKEEDPLHILEVDNEAVRLSQIERLKNLKFKRDAKKTKKSLDDLTSSAKSGNGNLLDLAVKAARNRATLGEISDALESVFGRHKAVHKTISGVYSKEIKDDKLFKKATLLADHFAKLEGRRPRIMIAKLGQDGHDRGAKVVATGYADLGFDVDIGPLFQTPKEATKQAVENDVHILGISSLAAGHKTLVPQVIEELKKYGREDIMVIVGGVIPAQDYQYLFDAGAVGVFGPGTKIAQAAIDMLTILIDSTET from the coding sequence ATGAGTAGAAAAGACATCCAACACATAAAATTAGAAAACAGTACCAAAACACCCTCTCATAATTTCCTCCATGAAGGGTATGTGGCTGGTATTCCTCCATACTTAAGAGGTCCTTACGCTACCATGTATGTTCGAAGACCCTGGACAATTCGGCAATATGCTGGTTTTTCTACTGCAGAAGAAAGTAATGCATTTTACCGAAGAAACTTAGCTGCTGGTCAAAAAGGTTTATCCGTTGCTTTTGATTTGGCTACTCATAGAGGGTACGATTCTGATCATGAGCGTGTACAGGGAGACGTAGGAAAAGCAGGAGTTGCCATAGATTCTGTTGAAGACATGAAAGTATTATTTGATCAAATACCTTTAGATAAAATGTCTGTATCTATGACTATGAATGGAGCCGTTTTACCTATTTTAGCATTCTATATAGTTGCTGCTGAAGAACAAGGAGTTTCCACTGAACTATTAGCCGGAACCATCCAAAATGACATTTTAAAGGAGTTTATGGTTCGTAATACATACATCTACCCGCCTACTCCTTCTATGAGAATCATTGCTGATATCTTTAAGTACACTTCTAAAAACATGCCTAAATTCAACTCTATATCTATCTCTGGCTACCATATGCAAGAAGCTGGAGCTACACAAGACATTGAATTAGCATATACATTAGCTGATGGATTGGAGTATATAAAAAAAGGATTAGAAGCAGGAATGGATATCGATACCTTTGCTCCTCGCCTATCTTTTTTCTGGGCAATCGGAATGGACCATTTTACTGAAATTGCCAAAATGAGAGCCGGTAGAATATTATGGGCTAAACTAGTAAAGCAATTTCACCCTAAAAACCCCAAATCACTAGCTTTACGTACACATTGCCAAACCAGTGGATGGAGCTTAACGGAGCAAGACCCTTTTAACAATGTTGCTCGAACAACTATTGAAGCAATGGCTGCAGCTTTTGGAGGTACCCAAAGCTTACATACTAATGCATTAGACGAAGCCATTGCTTTGCCTACCGACTTTTCTGCTAGAATTGCTAGGAATACACAAATCTATCTACAAGAAGAAACCTATATAACGAAAACAGTAGATCCTTGGGCTGGTAGTTATCATGTTGAAAAACTAACAGAAGAAATCGCCAATAAAGCATGGTTACTCATTCAAGAAGTTGAAGAACTAGGCGGAATGACAAAGGCTATAGAAAAAGGAATTCCTAAAATGCGAATCGAAGAAGCTGCTGCCAAAAAGCAAGCTAAAATTGATAGTGGGAAAGATGCTATTATAGGTGTTAACAAATACCAATTAAAAGAAGAAGACCCTTTGCATATTTTAGAAGTTGATAACGAAGCCGTACGTTTATCACAAATAGAACGATTAAAAAATCTGAAATTTAAACGAGATGCTAAAAAAACCAAAAAATCTTTAGATGATTTAACTTCTTCTGCCAAATCTGGAAATGGAAACCTATTAGATCTCGCAGTAAAAGCAGCTAGAAACAGAGCTACTCTAGGAGAAATCTCAGACGCATTAGAAAGTGTCTTTGGAAGACACAAAGCAGTTCATAAAACAATATCTGGCGTGTATAGCAAAGAAATAAAAGACGACAAATTATTTAAAAAAGCAACTCTTTTAGCGGATCATTTTGCTAAACTAGAAGGACGAAGACCTAGAATAATGATTGCAAAACTAGGTCAAGACGGTCATGATCGAGGAGCTAAAGTAGTAGCAACAGGTTATGCTGATTTAGGGTTTGATGTAGATATTGGTCCTTTATTCCAAACTCCAAAAGAAGCCACCAAGCAAGCTGTTGAAAATGATGTCCATATATTAGGCATATCTTCCTTAGCTGCGGGTCATAAAACATTGGTTCCTCAGGTTATTGAAGAACTAAAAAAATATGGACGAGAAGATATCATGGTTATTGTAGGGGGGGTAATTCCTGCCCAAGACTATCAATACCTTTTTGATGCAGGTGCTGTTGGTGTTTTTGGGCCAGGTACTAAGATTGCTCAAGCTGCCATTGATATGCTTACCATTCTCATTGATAGCACTGAAACATAA
- a CDS encoding cyclase family protein, with protein MKIIDLSKPIQYNKQDPWFMKVKIKHKPHRKAKWLLRFLGLPFGLFPKKFEGWADDTIKNMGVHSTTHIDAPWHYSPTTNGEKSKTIDEVPLDWCYGEGVVIDMKHKKDFDPITVSDIDKFLQKNDLTLKPGMIVLVKTGRDKINGTKDFHKKGTGMTAQATEWLIDRGIKVMGIDSWGWDLPLPYMIKKAKESKNSEYFWEAHLVGQNKEYCHMEQLVNLDALPLSGFKVAVFPLKIVGASAAPARVVAMLD; from the coding sequence ATGAAAATTATAGATTTATCAAAACCAATTCAATATAATAAGCAAGATCCTTGGTTTATGAAGGTGAAAATAAAGCATAAGCCACACCGTAAAGCAAAATGGCTTCTTCGATTTCTAGGACTTCCATTTGGTCTTTTTCCGAAAAAATTTGAAGGTTGGGCAGATGATACCATAAAAAACATGGGGGTGCATTCAACGACACATATAGATGCTCCTTGGCATTACTCTCCTACAACCAATGGCGAAAAATCTAAGACTATAGATGAAGTTCCTTTAGATTGGTGTTATGGTGAAGGCGTCGTTATTGATATGAAGCATAAAAAAGATTTTGACCCGATTACCGTGAGTGATATAGATAAATTTCTTCAAAAAAATGATTTGACTTTAAAACCGGGGATGATTGTTCTTGTAAAAACAGGAAGAGATAAAATTAATGGAACTAAAGATTTTCATAAAAAAGGAACGGGGATGACGGCTCAAGCTACAGAATGGCTTATTGATAGAGGAATTAAGGTGATGGGAATTGATTCTTGGGGGTGGGACTTGCCTTTGCCCTATATGATAAAAAAAGCAAAAGAAAGTAAGAACTCAGAATATTTTTGGGAAGCCCATTTAGTAGGACAAAATAAAGAATATTGTCATATGGAACAGTTAGTTAACTTGGATGCACTTCCGTTGTCAGGCTTTAAAGTAGCAGTATTTCCGTTAAAGATTGTTGGGGCATCTGCAGCGCCGGCTAGGGTAGTAGCAATGCTAGATTAA
- a CDS encoding methylmalonyl-CoA mutase subunit beta, with the protein MSNIFSLDFEKTTANAWKQKIQVDLKGADYNNSLLWQTDENITVKPFYTKEDRFHQNIQLPEKGFSICQTINIQNEIQANTLANDALQRGANSIQFIAFKEFDYIKVLKNIDNTLYRIYFKLHFLSATFIKKLTSFCNSENTFLQIDIIGNLAETGNWFFNLKKDHEAINQIINTNNSINVNASLYQNSGANITQQLAYALAHGHEYLNYFGGDIASKIHFNFSIGSNYFFEIAKLRAFRVLWTSLLNEYHVNNTTTHIFSQPSLRNKTLYDYNVNMLRTTSECMSAILGGSDTIANISYDKLFHTPNEFGERISRNQLLILQQESYLSKAQNFADGAYYIESITQQLANKALDIFKQIEKGGGFLKQLKEGVIQRKISVSALKEQEKFNHGELALLGTNKIQNPKDQMKHDLQVNPFVKIRNEKTLIIPITSKRLAEILEKERLQNE; encoded by the coding sequence ATGAGCAATATATTTAGTTTAGATTTTGAAAAAACAACAGCAAACGCTTGGAAACAAAAAATTCAAGTAGATTTAAAAGGCGCTGACTATAACAATTCTTTACTTTGGCAAACAGATGAGAATATAACTGTAAAACCTTTTTACACAAAAGAAGATCGGTTTCACCAAAATATTCAGCTCCCCGAAAAAGGATTTAGTATTTGTCAAACCATTAATATACAAAACGAAATACAAGCTAATACTTTAGCTAATGATGCCTTGCAAAGAGGCGCTAATAGTATTCAGTTTATAGCTTTTAAAGAATTTGATTATATAAAAGTCTTAAAAAACATAGATAACACTCTTTATAGAATTTATTTTAAATTACATTTTTTATCTGCAACTTTTATTAAGAAACTAACTAGTTTTTGCAATTCAGAAAACACCTTTCTTCAAATAGATATTATAGGTAACCTTGCCGAAACAGGAAATTGGTTCTTTAATTTAAAAAAAGATCACGAAGCAATAAACCAAATAATCAATACTAATAATAGCATCAATGTAAATGCCTCTCTATATCAAAACTCAGGAGCAAACATAACGCAACAATTAGCATATGCATTGGCTCATGGCCATGAGTACCTGAATTATTTTGGGGGTGACATAGCTTCCAAAATACATTTCAATTTCTCCATAGGAAGCAACTACTTTTTTGAAATAGCTAAATTAAGAGCTTTTAGAGTCCTTTGGACTTCACTTCTAAACGAATACCATGTAAACAATACAACAACCCATATCTTCTCTCAACCCAGCTTACGAAATAAAACATTATATGATTATAATGTAAACATGCTTAGAACTACCTCTGAATGTATGAGTGCAATTTTAGGAGGAAGCGATACTATTGCTAATATTTCTTATGATAAATTATTCCACACCCCAAATGAATTCGGTGAACGAATATCCAGAAACCAACTACTAATATTGCAACAAGAAAGTTATCTTAGTAAGGCTCAAAATTTTGCTGACGGAGCATATTATATAGAAAGTATCACACAACAATTAGCCAATAAAGCACTAGATATTTTTAAGCAAATTGAAAAAGGAGGAGGTTTTTTAAAGCAACTTAAAGAAGGGGTTATTCAACGAAAAATTTCTGTATCCGCACTAAAAGAGCAAGAAAAATTTAATCATGGAGAACTTGCTTTACTAGGCACCAACAAAATCCAAAATCCAAAAGATCAAATGAAACATGATCTACAAGTCAATCCTTTTGTAAAAATCAGAAATGAAAAAACATTGATTATCCCCATTACCTCAAAAAGACTAGCCGAAATACTCGAAAAAGAACGCTTACAAAATGAGTAG